In [Mycobacterium] stephanolepidis, the genomic window CGCTCGTATCGTCTAGCTCGACCGCCTGGCCTAAGCCAACATTCGCCGCTAGGGATGGGGTGTGCTGGTCGCCGTCGTCGTGGTCGACGTGCGATTACTTGGCGACGGAGCATCGTCGCGGTCCTGCCACGCGATGAATAGTGCAGTGAATATGGCCGCCGAGAACACCGCTGCGGCAAGAAACCACAGGAACGGTCGCTGGAACCAGCGCATCCGGTCGGTGTCATGGTAGTCGCCCGGTCCGGGGCTGAAGGTCACCTCCGGGCGAGCGGCCGTGACCGGCGTCGAGTAGTCCTGATACTCCTGCAGTTCCGGGGAAGTATCGGCTTGGGACCAGGCAAAGCTATCGGATTCGACGGTGTCGATGGGCTTGGATGCCGGGCTTTTGGCGGTTTCCTCGCCCGTCGGCACCGGCCGCATCATGGTCGCTTCGAGCGATGGTGTCTCGTCTGGTTGACCGGCCATGACGGCGGCCCCGAATGCGGCGGCGAGCTGGGGCTGTGGTGCGGCGATGATCGGGCATCGCAATCGTTCGGAAAGCTGCTGGGTCACAAGAGGAATGGCGGCGCCGCCTCCGATGGTGAGGACAGCGCTGACGCCAGCGGAAGGAATGTTGTTGCGTTCCAGGGTTTCTTGGATGGTTGTGATCAACGCGGCAAGCGGGCCTCGGATCCGGTCTTCCAGCTCGCTTCGGGTGAGCCGCACATCGGCGGTGATGCCGGGCAGCTCGACCGGAACCACGGTCGTCGTGTCGGTCGACAGATGTTCCTTGGCCGCGCGGCACCGATCACGCAGGCGCGTCAACGCCCCCAAGGATGCTGTGCCGTCCGGATCCTGGTCGAGGCCGGTGAGGACCTGCGTCAACAGTTCCTGGTCAATGCGTTGCCCGGAGAAGTCGCGATGGCGAACAGTCTCGCCGATGGGCTCGAAATTGGTTGCGGCATGGGCCAACGTGATGCTTGTGCCGGTTCCGCCGAGATCGCAGACGACGACGACTCCGTGATCGGGGAGGCGATCGCGCACGCTCACCAATGCCGCGCGTGCGTCGGGCACCAGCTTCATCGGCTTTCCGCCGGGCGCCAGGGCGGGCACTTTGTCGATGGCGGCGCGCAACGCGGTGATGGACTGCGCGCTCCAGTGGGCGGGTATGGCAGCCGCGAGTGCCGGAGGAGTCTGGAGACTCGCCACAACCGCCGCGTCGGCGACCATGACCCGGATGGCTTCTGCCATGACCCAATCGGCGCTGTGCACCGATCCGTCGGCTCCTACGATTCCGACGGGATCTCCGACGCGATCGACAAATCCGGTGAGGCCCAGACCAGGCTCCTTCGGGATGCCGACCTCCGAGGGCCGATCGTCATGCAGGGTGAGCATCGACGTCCGCACGACGGGAACGCCGTCAGGGTTGCCGTCGGTGGCGACCAGCTGTGTAGCCCCGATCGACATTCCGAGTGAGTTCATTCCCTACCTGTTCGCCTGTTCGATTGTGATTCTAGGTGGGTGACCTTAAGGGAGGACCTAAAGGGCGTTCGCATCGATAATCGCGGAGGCGAACTCCTTGGGCGCCTCCTGCGGGACGTTGTGTCCGACACCGTCGAGGATTCGGTGGGAGTACTTGCCCGTGAACATCTTCCGATAGGTAGCCCCGTCCTTGGCCGGCCCGTCGAAATCGCTACCGATCGTGATGGTTGGCACGCTGATGGTTGGCTTGGTCGCCAACTTGGCCTCGACGGCGTCGTAGCGCGGCTCGCCCTTGGCCAGCCCGAGCCGCCACCGATAGTTGTGTATCACGATGTCGACATGGTCGGGGTTGTCGAAGGCGCCGGCCGATCGGTCATAGGTGGTGTCGTCGAAGGTCCACGTCGGTGAGGCGTTGTGCCAGATGAGCTTGTTGAAGTCGTGGGTATTTTGCCGGTATCCCCGTAACCCACGGTCGGTGGAGAAGTAGTACTGGTACCACCAGCCCAGTTCCGCTTGTGGTGACAGCGGCTGCTGGTTGGCTTCTAGGTTCACGATGATGTAACCGCTGACCGCCGCAAGCGCTTTGACACGCTCGGGCCAGATCGCGGCCACAATGTCGGCGTTGCGGGCGCCCCAGTCGAACCCGCCGAGAATGGCCGACGGGATCTTCAGCGCGTCCATGAAGTCGATGACATCGCCGGCAAGCGCGGCTTGTTGACCGTTGCGAAAGGTGTCCGCGGACCTGAATCGGGTACTGCCGTATCCACGCAGATAGGGCACCAGAACTCGAAACCCCCTGGCGGTCAGAAGCGGCACCACGTCCAGATAACTGTGAATGTCATAGGGCCACCCATGCAGCAGAATCACCGGTGGTCCATCGAGTGGGCCCTCATCGACATACCCGACGTCGAGCAGACCCGCGTCGACCTGTTTGACCGGAGGGAACTGTGTACGCGGACGCGCCACGTCGACACGGGCACCGTTCGAGCACGCCCCGAGGGTGGTAGCACCGACCGCCGCAGCGAGCACCACTGTGGAAAATCCGCGTCTGCTGATCATGTCGGGGAGCCTAATCATCCGGCATCACCGACCAGCGGCTGCAGAACGACTATGCGACGATGAGCCGATGGACGCAGCCAAGCTGTTTGTCGCTGGCGCACTCGTCGCCGGTGCCTCGCTATCCCTGTCGCTCCCGGCCTGGGCGGAGCCCGGGGTGCCCGGACCTGCGCCGGGACCCTCGACTCCGGACGCGGCCGCACCTGCCATCGGACCCCTGGGCCCACCGCCTCCGCCACCAGCTCAGCCCGCGGTTCCCGAGATCGCGAACCCCACGTACGGCTCGGGCTCGAGCGGCCCGTTGGGGACCATCCGCGACCTTTGGCATCAGGCCCACGACGGTCCACTCGATACGCCCGAAGGTGTCACCGGCCGGCCTGCCGGTGCGGGACCCGCTCCGCAGCTGCCGCCGGGATACATCTCGACGAACGCTCCGGAGTCCTCGAATCCCGGAAGGATCAGGGACCCCTATGCGCCGGCACCCTCGGGTCCACCGCTGCCACCCGGATATACGTCGCTGAAGGATCCTGCGCCGCCCGGCTATGAACCCGCGGCTCCTGCCCAGGGCAGCCCTACGCCGTGAGTAAGCAGGTGCCCGGTGGGGTCGTGCATACGCTGCCCGCAGACTTACGCACCGCACTGATCGGGAATCCCACGGCCCTGGCGCTATGGCAGGACATCACCCCGCTGGGGCGCAATGAGTTCATCTGCTGGGTCGAGGATGCCAAGCAGGAAGCCACCCGGGAACGTCGCATACGGCGTACCCAGGAAGAACTTGAAGAAGGAAAGCGGCGGCCCTGCTGCTGGCCCGGGTGCAAGCACCGCGAGCGCACGGGCAAGTAGCCGCGGCAACGTCAGATGTTGTCAACGGCCAGCGCGTGATTGGCGACCGTGAGCAGGAGATCCGCACTGAGATCGATCAGCTGCTCCTTACCGATGGCAAGATCACCGGCAAGCCAACTCGTCACGCTCTCCATGAGCGCGCCGAACAACTGGACGCCTGCCAGGGTGACTCTATGGTCCAAATCCTGTGATAGGACGCCGGCAGACATGCGGCTCGCCTGGGCACGCATCAACGCGATGAACATGTCGCGTACCTGGGTGCGGTGTTGGTGTGAGCTGTGCGCCGGGGCTTCGACAAAAACCACGCGCGCCTTGCGCCGATCCCCGGTGAGCAGATCAATACAGGCGCCCAACCCGGCACGCACGACCTGACGCTCATCGGTCCCGGATGCGGCGATGGCATCGGTCATGGCCGTCAATGTCTGCGTCGCCAGTTCATCGACCAGCGCCACGAAGATCGCGTGGCGATTCTCGAAGTGCTCATAGAAGTACCGGTCATTCAGCCCCGTGGCCTGGCACAAACCCGAGACCGAGAGGCTGTTGTAGCCCTGTGAGCCCACAACTTCCAACGATGCGTCCAGCAGGCGCACGCGGCGCTCGGTTCGCCGCTGATCCATCGGAAAGCGCAGCACCGGAGCCAATATCGCGAAAGGATGCCCATACACCGGGGTCAGCGTTCTGGGCTTGTCCACGACGGCGCGGGCAATCACACGCGCCGCGTCGAGTGGGGTCTGTCCCGGAAGCAGCCGCATCCACCGGCTCGGTGCGCTCATCCGGGTGTGCATCAGACCCGCGTAAAAAGTTGTCAGGGTCACCCCATCGCCACGGGCTTCCATTCCGACAGCCCGCATCCAGATATCGAACGCGGCCTTGGACGACAGGTAGAAGCCCCACTTGGGTACCACCCCGAACATCACGCCCACCGTTGACACGTTGACGATGTGGCCGGTTCCCCGGGCACGCATAGCGGGTAGCAGTGCCAGGGTGAGTCTCATGGGACCCACGTAGTTGGCCCCCGATGTCGCGTTGACGTCTTTGGGCCTGTCGTAGGAGAGGTGTATCGACCGGCGTAGCGATTTACCGGCGTTGTGGATGAGATAGTCGACCGCACCGAAATCATGGAGAACAGCCTCGGCGAACTCCGTGATCGAGGTCTCGGATGTTAAGTCGAGCGGGTAAACCGCTGCATCGCCGCCACTTTCGGCGATACCGGAGGCAACCTGCCGGAGCTGATCCATGGACCGTGCGGCCAGCACCACGCGGGCGCCGGCCTGCGCGAAGACTTCAGCGGTGGCGGCGCCGAGCCCGTACGAGGCACCGGTGATGACGACGACCTTTCCCGCAACCTCGCTGCGGAGACGATCGATGTCCCGTAAACCGCGCGGGCCGATCAGATAAGCGGCCGCGCGTGCGATCGGATGGTGCACGACGGGGGAGGGCCCAGTGGGCAGAATCATTGACATCTCGGCGCTTTCGGCTACTTGGTGTTGTCAGTTGAAGGACTTATCGAGGCGAGACCGGTGAGCACCGTTCGTAGCTGCGCATCGGACACCACTGCCTCGACCACACGTTGGCTGAGTTCGATATCGGGGTCCGATTGCACCGCGCTCAGGACAGTGCCGAAGAAGTTGGCCATGATCAGATCGCGTACCGCATCGCGGGAGATCTCGTCGGTATGCATCCAATGCAGCACGATGCCCTCGATGAATGAGAGGCAGCCACTGATCGCTGCGCGCAGCACCGGCGTCGATTCGGTTCCGGTGATCTCCACGGCCAACGCGTGCGCCAGACGTTGGCGATGCTGTTCACGAACACGCCGCACCTCGGCATCGGAGACGTCGGCCAGGAGCGCTTCGAAGGCGCCGGGCTCCTGCTGTGCCCGATCCAGAAACTTGCCGACACCCTCGGACAGTCGCTCCAGCGCCGGACCGCGCATCTGGACGAGTTCGCCCCAGAATTCATCGGCGGCCTGCTCGACTACCGCCAGGTAGAAGCCTCGCTTACCACCGAAGTGATAACTGATCGACCCCGCGGCCACGCCAAGGGTGCGAGCAAGGTCCACGATCGAGACCTCGTCGTACCGCTGCGTGCTGAAGGCGGCGCGGCCGGCCTCCAGCAGGGCGGCGCGTGACGCGACACCACGTTTGTTGCCGACCATCTCACCTCCGGTATTTGAATCTGATTCAGAAAATAACGATTGAGGAGGTGTGCGTCAAGATCTTTCTGAATCAGATTCAAATATTTCGCGGCCTCGGCACGATCGGCGCACAGTTGGGATTGCGCCGCTCGTGGCAAGCACACGGAAGGGATTCCCGTCGTGACAGACATATCCGCATTCGCCGAGCTAGTCGATCGTGAGCATGGGCTGTGCGTGCTCAGCACGATTCGACGCGACGGCAGCGTCCAGTCATCGGTGATCAATGCCGGCGTGATGCGCCACCCGCGAACCGGTGAGCCGGTGGTTGCACTGGTGGCCGCTGGGGGCACCCGGAAGCTCGAACATCTGCGGGCAGACCCGCGCGCCACCATCGTGGTGCGCGCCGGATGGCAGTGGGTGACCGTGGAGGGAACCGCGGAGATCATCGGCCCGGACG contains:
- a CDS encoding TetR/AcrR family transcriptional regulator → MVGNKRGVASRAALLEAGRAAFSTQRYDEVSIVDLARTLGVAAGSISYHFGGKRGFYLAVVEQAADEFWGELVQMRGPALERLSEGVGKFLDRAQQEPGAFEALLADVSDAEVRRVREQHRQRLAHALAVEITGTESTPVLRAAISGCLSFIEGIVLHWMHTDEISRDAVRDLIMANFFGTVLSAVQSDPDIELSQRVVEAVVSDAQLRTVLTGLASISPSTDNTK
- a CDS encoding alpha/beta fold hydrolase yields the protein MISRRGFSTVVLAAAVGATTLGACSNGARVDVARPRTQFPPVKQVDAGLLDVGYVDEGPLDGPPVILLHGWPYDIHSYLDVVPLLTARGFRVLVPYLRGYGSTRFRSADTFRNGQQAALAGDVIDFMDALKIPSAILGGFDWGARNADIVAAIWPERVKALAAVSGYIIVNLEANQQPLSPQAELGWWYQYYFSTDRGLRGYRQNTHDFNKLIWHNASPTWTFDDTTYDRSAGAFDNPDHVDIVIHNYRWRLGLAKGEPRYDAVEAKLATKPTISVPTITIGSDFDGPAKDGATYRKMFTGKYSHRILDGVGHNVPQEAPKEFASAIIDANAL
- a CDS encoding Hsp70 family protein — its product is MNSLGMSIGATQLVATDGNPDGVPVVRTSMLTLHDDRPSEVGIPKEPGLGLTGFVDRVGDPVGIVGADGSVHSADWVMAEAIRVMVADAAVVASLQTPPALAAAIPAHWSAQSITALRAAIDKVPALAPGGKPMKLVPDARAALVSVRDRLPDHGVVVVCDLGGTGTSITLAHAATNFEPIGETVRHRDFSGQRIDQELLTQVLTGLDQDPDGTASLGALTRLRDRCRAAKEHLSTDTTTVVPVELPGITADVRLTRSELEDRIRGPLAALITTIQETLERNNIPSAGVSAVLTIGGGAAIPLVTQQLSERLRCPIIAAPQPQLAAAFGAAVMAGQPDETPSLEATMMRPVPTGEETAKSPASKPIDTVESDSFAWSQADTSPELQEYQDYSTPVTAARPEVTFSPGPGDYHDTDRMRWFQRPFLWFLAAAVFSAAIFTALFIAWQDRDDAPSPSNRTSTTTTATSTPHP
- a CDS encoding SDR family NAD(P)-dependent oxidoreductase, coding for MSMILPTGPSPVVHHPIARAAAYLIGPRGLRDIDRLRSEVAGKVVVITGASYGLGAATAEVFAQAGARVVLAARSMDQLRQVASGIAESGGDAAVYPLDLTSETSITEFAEAVLHDFGAVDYLIHNAGKSLRRSIHLSYDRPKDVNATSGANYVGPMRLTLALLPAMRARGTGHIVNVSTVGVMFGVVPKWGFYLSSKAAFDIWMRAVGMEARGDGVTLTTFYAGLMHTRMSAPSRWMRLLPGQTPLDAARVIARAVVDKPRTLTPVYGHPFAILAPVLRFPMDQRRTERRVRLLDASLEVVGSQGYNSLSVSGLCQATGLNDRYFYEHFENRHAIFVALVDELATQTLTAMTDAIAASGTDERQVVRAGLGACIDLLTGDRRKARVVFVEAPAHSSHQHRTQVRDMFIALMRAQASRMSAGVLSQDLDHRVTLAGVQLFGALMESVTSWLAGDLAIGKEQLIDLSADLLLTVANHALAVDNI
- a CDS encoding TIGR03618 family F420-dependent PPOX class oxidoreductase — translated: MTDISAFAELVDREHGLCVLSTIRRDGSVQSSVINAGVMRHPRTGEPVVALVAAGGTRKLEHLRADPRATIVVRAGWQWVTVEGTAEIIGPDDQQAGVDEETLRLLLRNIFQAAGGTHDDWDTYDRVMAEERRAAVLIAPGRVYSNPTRG
- a CDS encoding YdeI/OmpD-associated family protein — its product is MHTLPADLRTALIGNPTALALWQDITPLGRNEFICWVEDAKQEATRERRIRRTQEELEEGKRRPCCWPGCKHRERTGK